GCATTAGGAAGGCGCGGTTAGTCACGACTCCTTGGACATCTAAAGCTGCCAGCGCACGATTAAGGGTAGCCAGCGCGGCATCACGATCGGCGCCGTGAACGATTAGCTTGGCGAGCATAGGGTCGTAGTGCATTGACACCGCGTCACCGCTCTCTACGCCACTGTCCAGGCGTACTTGGTCAGCGCTTAAGCCCGCGCCTTCCAAATCCAGTGCAAAGCGAGTGAGCAGGCCGGTAGCAGGTAAAAAATCCTGATCCGGGTCTTCGGCGTAGATACGCGCTTCAAAGCTATGGCCGGTAATCGTCAGCTCATCTTGAGAGCAGGGCAGTGGTTCACCCATGGCGACGCGCAACTGCCACTCGACCAAATCCTGGCCGGTGATCATCTCAGTGACGGGATGTTCCACCTGGAGGCGAGTGTTCATCTCCATAAAGTAGAACGAACCATCAATGTCTAAAAGAAACTCGACGGTTCCTGCGCCCACATAGCCGATCTCCTGTGCGGCGCGTACGGCAGCATCGCCCATGGCGCTGCGCAGCTCTGCCGTCATGCCGGGGGCCGGGGCTTCTTCGATCACTTTTTGATGGCGGCGCTGAACGCTGCAGTCCCGCTCGAACAGGTAAACGCCGTTGCCGTGGCGGTCGCAGAATACTTGCACTTCCACATGGCGGGGCTGTACCAGATACTTCTCGATCAGCATCCGGTCATCACTAAAAGCGGCTTTGGATTCACGGCGGCAGCCATCTAACGCGGCTTGAAAACTATCGCCTGATTCCACCACGCGCATGCCTTTACCACCGCCACCGGCGCTGGCTTTGAGCATCACCGGGTAGCCAATTTTGTCGGCTTCACTGCGCAGCAGGGCGTCGTCCTGATCGTCACCATGGTAGCCCGGCACAAGCGGCACGCCCGCATTGGCCATGCGCGCTTTAGCAGCGGATTTATCGCCCATGGCGGCAATGGCCGAGGCAGGTGGGCCGACAAAAGTAATGCCTGCTTCTTCAAGGGCTTTGACGAAGCTGCCGTTTTCGGAAAGAAAGCCGTACCCGGGGTGAATAGCGCCGGTGCCGGTGCGCTTGGCGGCGTCGATCACCGCATCGATATTGAGATAGCTTTCCCGGGCGGCGGCAGGGCCTAGGCGCACGGCCTCGTCGGCTTCACGCACGTGGCGTGCGCTGGCATCGGCGTCAGAGTAAACCGCCACGGTTTTCAGGCCCATGCGGCGGGCAGTGCGCATGACGCGGCAGGCGATTTCACCGCGGTTGGCGACTAAAAGCGTGTCAAAAGGCGTCGTGCGAGCGGCTTTTTCGTGTTTTTTCATGAGCGACGCTCCGAAGCGTGGGGTGTGTTATTAGAATCGGCCCAGACGGGGCGGCGCTTTTCAAAGAAACTGGATAAACCCTCTTGCCCTTCTTGGCTTACTCGCAGCTTGGCGATCACCTGGCAGGTATGTTCGCGGGTGGCGTCACTGTCAGGCGCTTGAGCAACCGTGGCCATTAGTGCCTTGGTGGCGCGCTGGGCTTGGGGTGAGCCGGCTAACAGGGTTGCCAGCATGGCGTCCACTTCGTCGTCTAGCTTATCGTGCTCCACCACCAGGTGGACTAGACCCAGCGCGAGCGCTATTTCGGCGTCCATGACTTCGGCGGTTAACGCATAGCGCCGCATCTGGCGCTCGCCCAGGGCCCGCTGCACGTAGGGGCTGATGACCGCGGGCGATAAGCCAATTTTGACTTCCGAAAGGCAGAATTTGGCTTTGCCCGAGGCGATCACCACATCGCAGCAAGCGGCCAAACCCACCGCGCCGCCAAAGGCGGCGCCTTGCACACGGCAGACGGTAGGGCAGGGCAGTGTATCCAGGCCGTGCATGAGCGCGGCGAGCTTGCGGGAATCG
This Vreelandella neptunia DNA region includes the following protein-coding sequences:
- a CDS encoding acetyl/propionyl/methylcrotonyl-CoA carboxylase subunit alpha, with protein sequence MKKHEKAARTTPFDTLLVANRGEIACRVMRTARRMGLKTVAVYSDADASARHVREADEAVRLGPAAARESYLNIDAVIDAAKRTGTGAIHPGYGFLSENGSFVKALEEAGITFVGPPASAIAAMGDKSAAKARMANAGVPLVPGYHGDDQDDALLRSEADKIGYPVMLKASAGGGGKGMRVVESGDSFQAALDGCRRESKAAFSDDRMLIEKYLVQPRHVEVQVFCDRHGNGVYLFERDCSVQRRHQKVIEEAPAPGMTAELRSAMGDAAVRAAQEIGYVGAGTVEFLLDIDGSFYFMEMNTRLQVEHPVTEMITGQDLVEWQLRVAMGEPLPCSQDELTITGHSFEARIYAEDPDQDFLPATGLLTRFALDLEGAGLSADQVRLDSGVESGDAVSMHYDPMLAKLIVHGADRDAALATLNRALAALDVQGVVTNRAFLMRLATHPGFKNVELDTRFIERNEATLFAPRTYSMEAYASAALIGLNQLAQECESDSPWDRHDGFRLNAPHTIRIALCDTASAQAPDSDEAVVIVEGKRSASESLWNLTIGDETLTASLQPLTGDAVAVTLNGHRRRLQARRDGHVVIMADPSGETRLFWRRIDAIDHGHHEAESTLTAPMNGTVVALLVEPGAVVEKGMPLMVMEAMKMEHTMTAPADGSVETFHFQAGDTVSQGAILLDFAANE
- a CDS encoding enoyl-CoA hydratase/isomerase family protein, encoding MAYSTLTIEEGVARLTLNRPEVHNAFDDSLIAELNAHLDQLHTLAESSDVRAVVLGSEGKSFSAGADLNWMKRMVDYDLEDNLADSRKLAALMHGLDTLPCPTVCRVQGAAFGGAVGLAACCDVVIASGKAKFCLSEVKIGLSPAVISPYVQRALGERQMRRYALTAEVMDAEIALALGLVHLVVEHDKLDDEVDAMLATLLAGSPQAQRATKALMATVAQAPDSDATREHTCQVIAKLRVSQEGQEGLSSFFEKRRPVWADSNNTPHASERRS